One genomic window of Trichomycterus rosablanca isolate fTriRos1 chromosome 1, fTriRos1.hap1, whole genome shotgun sequence includes the following:
- the fgf18a gene encoding fibroblast growth factor 18a, which yields MHVENQTRERDPVSRRQPRVYQLYSRTSCKHVQVLGRRISARGEDGDKFAQLVVEADTFGSQVRIRGRETNYYLCMNRRGKLVGKASNRSEDCVFVEMVLENNYTALMSARYKDWYVGFTKKGRPRRGPHTLLNQQDVHFMKRNPPGEQPDHTPFRFTTVSKRTKRVRAARPR from the exons ATGCACGTGGAGAATCAGACTCGTGAACGAGACCCGGTGAGCCGACGACAACCCCGAGTCTACCAGCTCTACAGTCGCACCAGCTGCAAACATGTACAAGTGCTTGGTCGCAGAATCAGCGCTCGCGGAGAGGATGGTGATAAATTCG CCCAGCTCGTAGTGGAGGCAGACACATTTGGCAGCCAGGTGCGAATCAGGGGGAGGGAGACCAACTACTACCTGTGTATGAACCGCCGGGGAAAACTTGTAGGCAAG GCAAGTAATCGCAGTGAGGACTGCGTCTTTGTTGAGATGGTGCTGGAGAACAATTACACCGCGCTGATGTCAGCACGCTACAAAGACTGGTACGTGGGCTTCACCAAAAAGGGCCGCCCTCGTCGCGGCCCTCACACACTTCTCAACCAGCAGGATGTTCATTTCATGAAGCGCAATCCTCCAGGAGAGCAGCCGGACCACACGCCCTTCCGCTTCACCACCGTCAGCAAAAGGACCAAGAGAGTTCGTGCTGCGCGACCACGCTAA